One Phoenix dactylifera cultivar Barhee BC4 chromosome 8, palm_55x_up_171113_PBpolish2nd_filt_p, whole genome shotgun sequence genomic window carries:
- the LOC103715341 gene encoding zinc finger protein CONSTANS-LIKE 16 isoform X1 gives MIFPSRDFVTMSRSEKQQSAASAIAGKMARACDGCVRRRARWYCAADDVFLCQSCDSSVHSANPVARRHQRDRLKPATSYYSSFMEAKTEELILGWLKRKARTPRPRQQTKPAQPLAPDLLESSTDGNCSEEEQLLYCVPVFDPMLAELCSPPSLNDSNSSGEDTKLAVAQLPDNAITYISPVDATGSGTVGFVPSDDELAEFATKMESLLGRGLDNSKNSSEHGTKPELDNDMKMATSRERPDLSFSCQSMKKGEEAEEGEKAGSSKKVALRLDYEAIMEAWSSSPWTNGERPQFNLNVCRWPGDMGMWVGEGGEEDKGGGRQGREAKVTRYREKRRTRMFAKKIRYEVRRLNAEQRPRMKGRFVKRAFVTPTPAFAGPA, from the exons ATGATATTTCCAAGCCGTGACTTTGTTACCATGAGCCGTTCCGAGAAGCAGCAGTCTGCGGCAAGCGCCATCGCCGGCAAGATGGCTCGAGCATGCGACGGATGCGTTCGCCGCCGAGCGCGCTGGTACTGTGCTGCCGATGACGTTTTTCTATGCCAGAGCTGCGACTCCTCCGTCCACTCTGCCAACCCCGTCGCCCGCCGCCACCAACGCGATCGCCTCAAACCCGCTACCTCCTACTACTCGTCATTTATGGAAGCTAAAACCGAGGAGTTGATCTTGGGGTGGCTCAAGCGCAAGGCGCGAACTCCGCGGCCTCGCCAGCAAACGAAGCCGGCGCAACCGCTGGCGCCGGACCTCCTAGAGAGTTCAACCGACGGGAACTGCAGCGAGGAGGAGCAGCTCCTCTATTGTGTTCCAGTCTTTGATCCCATGCTCGCTGAGCTATGCTCCCCACCCAGTCTAAATGACTCGAATTCATCAGGTGAAGACACGAAGCTGGCGGTCGCGCAGTTGCCGGACAACGCTATCACCTACATCTCGCCCGTGGATGCCACGGGGAGCGGGACTGTCGGGTTTGTCCCATCGGACGATGAGCTTGCGGAATTCGCGACCAAAATGGAGAGCCTCCTTGGTCGGGGGCTCGACAACAGCAAGAACTCGTCCGAGCACGGCACCAAGCCTGAGCTGGACAATGATATGAAGATGGCCACCTCGAGGGAGAGGCCGGACCTCAGTTTCAGTTGCCAGTCAATGAAGAAGGGAGAGGAGGCCGAGGAGGGAGAGAAGGCGGGATCCAGCAAGAAGGTTGCACTCAGGCTCGACTACGAGGCAATCATGGAGGCATGGTCCAGTTCACCGTGGACTAATGGAGAGCGGCCACAGTTTAACCTGAATGTTTGCCGCTGGCCAGGCGACATG ggTATGTGggtgggagagggaggagaagaagacaaGGGGGGAGGGCGGCAGGGAAGGGAGGCGAAGGTGACGAGGTATAGGGAGAAGCGGAGGACGAGGATGTTCGCGAAGAAGATACGGTACGAGGTGCGGAGGCTGAACGCGGAGCAGCGGCCGCGGATGAAGGGCCGCTTTGTGAAGCGGGCGTTCGTTACGCCGACACCGGCTTTTGCTGGACCGGCGTAA
- the LOC103715341 gene encoding zinc finger protein CONSTANS-LIKE 16 isoform X2, which yields MIFPSRDFVTMSRSEKQQSAASAIAGKMARACDGCVRRRARWYCAADDVFLCQSCDSSVHSANPVARRHQRDRLKPATSYYSSFMEAKTEELILGWLKRKARTPRPRQQTKPAQPLAPDLLESSTDGNCSEEEQLLYCVPVFDPMLAELCSPPSLNDSNSSGEDTKLAVAQLPDNAITYISPVDATGSGTVGFVPSDDELAEFATKMESLLGRGLDNSKNSSEHGTKPELDNDMKMATSRERPDLSFSCQSMKKGEEAEEGEKAGSSKKVALRLDYEAIMEAWSSSPWTNGERPQFNLNVCRWPGDMVLHFFRYVGGRGRRRRQGGRAAGKGGEGDEV from the exons ATGATATTTCCAAGCCGTGACTTTGTTACCATGAGCCGTTCCGAGAAGCAGCAGTCTGCGGCAAGCGCCATCGCCGGCAAGATGGCTCGAGCATGCGACGGATGCGTTCGCCGCCGAGCGCGCTGGTACTGTGCTGCCGATGACGTTTTTCTATGCCAGAGCTGCGACTCCTCCGTCCACTCTGCCAACCCCGTCGCCCGCCGCCACCAACGCGATCGCCTCAAACCCGCTACCTCCTACTACTCGTCATTTATGGAAGCTAAAACCGAGGAGTTGATCTTGGGGTGGCTCAAGCGCAAGGCGCGAACTCCGCGGCCTCGCCAGCAAACGAAGCCGGCGCAACCGCTGGCGCCGGACCTCCTAGAGAGTTCAACCGACGGGAACTGCAGCGAGGAGGAGCAGCTCCTCTATTGTGTTCCAGTCTTTGATCCCATGCTCGCTGAGCTATGCTCCCCACCCAGTCTAAATGACTCGAATTCATCAGGTGAAGACACGAAGCTGGCGGTCGCGCAGTTGCCGGACAACGCTATCACCTACATCTCGCCCGTGGATGCCACGGGGAGCGGGACTGTCGGGTTTGTCCCATCGGACGATGAGCTTGCGGAATTCGCGACCAAAATGGAGAGCCTCCTTGGTCGGGGGCTCGACAACAGCAAGAACTCGTCCGAGCACGGCACCAAGCCTGAGCTGGACAATGATATGAAGATGGCCACCTCGAGGGAGAGGCCGGACCTCAGTTTCAGTTGCCAGTCAATGAAGAAGGGAGAGGAGGCCGAGGAGGGAGAGAAGGCGGGATCCAGCAAGAAGGTTGCACTCAGGCTCGACTACGAGGCAATCATGGAGGCATGGTCCAGTTCACCGTGGACTAATGGAGAGCGGCCACAGTTTAACCTGAATGTTTGCCGCTGGCCAGGCGACATGGTACTTCACTTCTTCA ggTATGTGggtgggagagggaggagaagaagacaaGGGGGGAGGGCGGCAGGGAAGGGAGGCGAAGGTGACGAGGTATAG